From Thalassoglobus sp. JC818, one genomic window encodes:
- a CDS encoding MMPL family transporter, with amino-acid sequence MERFFYIRDWWGNGLALWVVVLLMLSIPVLAVVIKDVDLENDVTNWLPSDDPEAVALTWFTSQFERDDRVLVSWDSSTLVDRRMQRFAESLRENGINQIPAIRDVVTPREVLDRMIDDNNVAPEDAIERITGIFIGHGFLKVQLTEAGRSRLEETQKAIRAATREVVGKRVELLSAVTVPDEDLELESEDEEPLPFEMPAHDFQLRWSGISATNPIAESVIEQLSELSHDGQSLVERAFFAPGSPAAVAISLNPIDDGDLNDALTSIIERAVKAGVPSDEIRLAGSPISRARLNQEARRAIWNTDYPIWNLYKRTPILLSAVVGVVVSFLLLKSLRLSLLVTASSMFTCMVVVALIPMTGKSLNMVLIVLPDLLLVLTTSGAIHVANYWKNAVMHDEPHPIATAVKMAWKPCVLASATTAIGMASLLTAVLEPVREFGLYAAVGCFASLFMILIGFPSLMSVWPGRKQKFSEHADKEATVWGHFARYIVHHRLSVYTACLVLFVFSVYGLRWFQTETKVIRYFPPETRISQDYHYLEEGLTGIVPLDIVISFRPEVVDRLDIDERIEVVRRVEEEVAKHPGVSGTLSLADFRDPFKKPSENASSAVRIRYKRSLQRKEEVIFEGEEPSIQEFARKATVKLELPSLGGRPVDIHADEEIWRIRVQTVVTGDVDYSVLTSELNTLVAEQLQGEEGADYLVTGMVPLFLRTQQAVLESLINSFALAFGVIAIVMIGVLRNPISGVLAMLPNLFPVGVVFGLVAWMGIPVDIGTMITASVALGIAIDGTLHLLTWFQDGIRQGCSREDSIVLALQHSGPAMWQTSASIALGIVMLSGAELLLISRFGLLMAGLVGMALIADVILLPALLGGMMGKIIEKHTKPSDKESTETPATLEFPTGANSKSTTPAEHRHASL; translated from the coding sequence ATGGAGCGCTTCTTTTATATCAGAGACTGGTGGGGCAATGGACTTGCACTGTGGGTCGTTGTCCTTCTCATGTTGTCGATCCCGGTTTTAGCGGTCGTGATTAAAGACGTCGATCTCGAAAACGACGTCACGAACTGGCTGCCGAGCGACGATCCGGAAGCCGTTGCGCTAACCTGGTTCACCAGCCAGTTCGAACGCGATGACCGAGTTCTCGTCTCGTGGGATAGTAGTACGCTCGTTGATCGACGGATGCAGCGGTTTGCTGAATCGCTTCGCGAAAACGGGATCAATCAAATCCCCGCCATCCGAGATGTCGTCACCCCGCGAGAAGTCCTTGATCGGATGATCGATGACAACAACGTGGCTCCGGAAGATGCGATCGAGCGAATCACCGGCATTTTCATTGGCCACGGATTTCTTAAAGTCCAATTGACGGAAGCAGGCCGCTCCCGGCTTGAAGAGACACAGAAGGCCATTCGAGCGGCAACTCGCGAAGTCGTGGGAAAACGTGTCGAACTTCTTTCTGCCGTAACCGTGCCTGATGAAGATCTGGAACTTGAGTCAGAAGACGAAGAGCCGCTTCCGTTCGAAATGCCAGCTCACGACTTTCAGCTTCGCTGGTCCGGAATTTCTGCGACGAATCCCATCGCTGAGTCTGTCATCGAACAGCTTTCTGAACTCAGCCACGACGGACAAAGTCTCGTCGAGCGCGCGTTCTTTGCTCCAGGATCTCCAGCTGCGGTCGCCATCTCGCTGAATCCGATCGACGATGGTGATCTCAACGATGCGTTAACTTCCATCATTGAACGTGCCGTCAAGGCGGGAGTGCCTTCGGACGAAATTCGACTCGCTGGAAGCCCGATCAGTCGTGCCCGCCTTAATCAGGAAGCTCGCCGGGCGATCTGGAATACCGACTATCCAATCTGGAACCTCTACAAACGCACGCCGATTCTTCTCTCCGCTGTGGTGGGCGTGGTGGTCTCGTTCCTGTTGCTCAAAAGTTTGCGACTGTCTTTGCTGGTAACAGCGTCATCGATGTTCACATGTATGGTCGTCGTCGCGCTGATTCCGATGACAGGCAAGTCACTTAATATGGTCCTGATTGTGCTGCCTGACCTGCTGCTGGTCCTCACCACTTCAGGAGCGATCCATGTTGCGAACTATTGGAAAAATGCGGTGATGCACGATGAACCGCATCCAATTGCCACCGCAGTAAAGATGGCGTGGAAGCCGTGCGTTCTCGCCAGTGCAACGACGGCAATTGGAATGGCCTCACTGTTGACTGCCGTACTCGAACCGGTCCGGGAATTCGGGCTTTACGCAGCTGTGGGCTGTTTTGCTTCGCTGTTCATGATTCTGATCGGCTTTCCATCACTGATGAGTGTCTGGCCGGGCCGCAAGCAGAAGTTCTCTGAACATGCTGACAAAGAAGCGACTGTCTGGGGGCATTTCGCACGCTACATCGTGCACCACCGCCTTTCCGTTTACACAGCCTGTCTTGTCCTCTTTGTCTTTTCTGTCTACGGCCTTCGCTGGTTTCAGACGGAAACGAAAGTCATTCGCTACTTCCCACCCGAGACCCGGATCTCTCAGGACTATCACTACCTGGAAGAGGGACTCACCGGAATTGTTCCGCTCGACATCGTCATCAGTTTTCGTCCTGAAGTGGTCGATCGTCTAGACATTGACGAGAGAATTGAAGTCGTTCGCAGAGTTGAAGAAGAGGTCGCGAAGCATCCCGGAGTGAGTGGCACTCTGTCGCTGGCTGACTTTCGAGACCCATTTAAGAAACCAAGCGAAAATGCCAGTTCCGCAGTTCGCATCAGATACAAACGGAGTCTACAGCGGAAGGAAGAGGTCATCTTCGAAGGCGAAGAACCATCCATTCAGGAGTTCGCCAGAAAAGCCACCGTCAAGCTGGAACTGCCCTCTCTCGGCGGTCGTCCCGTTGACATTCATGCTGATGAAGAGATCTGGAGAATTCGCGTTCAAACAGTCGTCACTGGAGATGTCGATTACTCTGTCCTCACATCTGAACTGAACACACTCGTCGCGGAACAGCTCCAAGGTGAAGAAGGTGCTGACTATCTCGTGACGGGAATGGTGCCGCTGTTTCTTCGCACACAGCAAGCTGTTCTCGAAAGCTTGATCAACAGCTTCGCGTTAGCATTCGGCGTGATCGCCATTGTTATGATTGGAGTCTTGCGGAACCCGATTTCCGGCGTACTCGCCATGTTGCCGAACCTGTTTCCAGTGGGAGTCGTTTTCGGACTCGTGGCGTGGATGGGAATTCCTGTCGATATTGGAACGATGATCACAGCTTCCGTCGCTTTGGGAATCGCCATCGACGGAACACTCCACCTTCTGACGTGGTTTCAGGATGGAATTCGCCAAGGATGTTCGCGTGAGGATTCGATTGTTCTCGCGCTTCAGCATTCTGGCCCGGCGATGTGGCAAACCAGCGCGTCGATTGCATTGGGAATCGTGATGCTCTCGGGAGCAGAGCTGCTACTGATTTCCCGTTTCGGTCTGCTCATGGCGGGACTTGTCGGCATGGCTTTGATCGCCGATGTCATTCTACTCCCAGCACTGCTTGGAGGAATGATGGGCAAGATCATCGAGAAGCACACCAAGCCGTCCGACAAAGAATCGACCGAGACACCAGCCACACTCGAATTCCCCACTGGAGCGAATTCGAAGTCGACGACCCCGGCCGAACACCGTCACGCGTCGCTCTAG
- a CDS encoding secondary thiamine-phosphate synthase enzyme YjbQ, translated as MAWFQTEIQLPRASRGFHLITGHVLEAVPAIRETKIGLLNLFLKHTSASLTINENADPDVPIDMESSLNAIAPEDFPYRHTCEGPDDMPAHVKASLMGSSLTIPISSGRLALGTWQGIYLCEHRDRASSRRLVITLQGEQE; from the coding sequence ATGGCCTGGTTTCAAACAGAGATTCAATTGCCTCGTGCGTCGCGTGGATTTCACTTAATTACGGGACATGTTCTTGAGGCTGTTCCTGCAATTCGCGAGACGAAAATCGGTCTGCTCAATCTGTTTTTGAAACACACGTCCGCTTCACTGACTATCAACGAGAACGCTGACCCTGATGTTCCGATCGACATGGAGTCATCGTTGAATGCGATTGCTCCGGAAGACTTTCCGTATCGGCATACTTGCGAGGGACCGGACGACATGCCCGCGCACGTCAAAGCGTCACTGATGGGGAGCAGTCTGACGATCCCGATTTCATCCGGACGACTCGCACTCGGAACGTGGCAGGGAATTTACCTGTGTGAACATCGCGATCGTGCATCATCGCGGCGGTTGGTGATCACGCTGCAAGGCGAACAGGAATAG
- a CDS encoding VIT domain-containing protein — protein sequence MRTLAFFVAVSVIAPVSAFAQGILVINNDGIRLPRVTVPPSAMSYEIQQILVEGKIDNQLADIQVSQKFHNSGSGTIEAQFIFPLPYDGAIDSMTLMVNGEELTAKLLPADEARTRYQDIVRSKKDPALLEWVGTGMFQTSVFPIPAGETRTVTITYQQLLRNQDQLTEFLFPLSTAQFTSQPVDQLQLRLTVNSDSPLQNIYSPTHSVKIERPSEKRATVSIEKNNVVPSEDFRLFFNSSDDSISATLLTHRPSGDEDGYFLLLASPKIPKESEKYQAKTVVFVVDKSGSMSGQKMEQAREAAKFILNNLRDGDQFNIISYDSKVESFSSQLQEFSSKTREAALAYVDGLFAGGGTNIHDSLTSALSGLSESKLPNYILFMTDGRPTTGEQNESKIAAAVKAANAVNARLLTFGVGYDVNSRLLDRLSRDNHGLGEYVRPDEDIEEYVSKVFQRISSPVLTNAELTFDFDDSSPGQGINRVSPSGSLDLFSGEQLVVVGRFRKFGAAKIRLTGFIRGEEQEFTFSGKFRKKVNNDSNPFIAKLWATRRIGELIDELDLNGRNDELINELVMLSTKHGILTPYTSFLADETVRPELASDSNRRLSSFSLLTLEEAEGRLGFSQRGFKQLFKSADGAQDADEGYFELLAESGTDSFGLGASTDSLSTQPSGQRTNLSSSSFRSRLSRSSGYGGYGASNAPADNARPAAAGGFGFGDELATPASQVVESKEAAVQKIKSLIRRTGSQTLYQRGNLLVTPETANIDPDNTETEIVKIERFSDEYFKLSQQNTVDENELLALQKDDERLLIRLRGKVYLIE from the coding sequence ATGAGAACGCTCGCTTTCTTCGTGGCTGTTTCGGTCATTGCTCCAGTCTCTGCCTTCGCCCAAGGCATTCTTGTCATCAACAATGATGGTATCCGACTCCCGCGTGTCACTGTCCCGCCGTCGGCGATGAGTTACGAGATCCAGCAGATTCTGGTCGAAGGAAAAATCGATAACCAGCTGGCAGACATTCAGGTGTCGCAGAAGTTTCACAACTCAGGGTCCGGCACGATCGAAGCCCAGTTCATCTTCCCACTCCCGTACGACGGGGCCATCGACTCGATGACTCTCATGGTGAATGGGGAGGAACTGACTGCCAAGCTCTTGCCTGCCGACGAAGCACGAACCCGCTATCAGGACATCGTTCGCTCCAAGAAAGATCCCGCTCTTCTGGAATGGGTTGGAACAGGGATGTTTCAGACCAGCGTCTTTCCCATTCCAGCTGGTGAAACGCGAACGGTAACGATCACTTATCAGCAGCTTCTGCGGAATCAGGATCAGCTTACTGAGTTTCTCTTTCCGCTCAGCACTGCCCAGTTCACCTCCCAGCCTGTCGATCAATTGCAACTTCGACTGACCGTGAACAGCGATTCCCCTCTGCAAAACATTTACAGCCCGACGCACTCAGTGAAGATTGAACGGCCTTCCGAGAAACGGGCGACTGTCAGTATTGAGAAGAACAATGTCGTTCCGAGTGAAGACTTCCGACTCTTCTTCAATTCCAGCGACGATTCCATCAGTGCCACTCTCTTAACGCATCGCCCAAGTGGTGATGAGGACGGATACTTCCTGCTTCTCGCCTCGCCGAAGATCCCCAAAGAGAGCGAGAAATATCAAGCTAAAACGGTCGTGTTCGTCGTCGACAAGTCCGGCAGTATGTCTGGCCAAAAGATGGAACAGGCTCGCGAAGCTGCGAAATTCATTCTCAACAATTTGCGAGACGGAGACCAATTCAACATCATCAGCTATGACAGCAAAGTCGAGTCGTTTTCCAGCCAACTTCAGGAATTCAGTTCGAAGACACGCGAAGCAGCCCTCGCATATGTCGACGGTCTGTTTGCTGGTGGAGGGACTAACATCCACGACTCGCTGACATCCGCACTCAGTGGGCTCAGTGAATCGAAGTTGCCGAACTACATCTTGTTCATGACGGATGGTCGCCCGACAACTGGGGAACAGAACGAAAGCAAAATTGCCGCTGCCGTCAAAGCGGCCAACGCAGTGAATGCTCGCCTGCTGACATTCGGGGTTGGTTACGACGTCAACAGCCGGCTTCTCGACCGACTCTCCCGCGATAATCATGGCTTAGGCGAATACGTCCGCCCTGATGAAGATATTGAAGAGTATGTATCGAAAGTCTTCCAACGGATCAGCTCTCCGGTTCTCACCAATGCGGAACTCACCTTCGACTTCGATGACAGTTCTCCTGGGCAAGGAATCAACCGCGTCAGCCCATCTGGCTCACTCGACCTCTTTTCGGGAGAGCAACTTGTCGTCGTCGGACGGTTCAGAAAATTCGGGGCTGCGAAGATCCGCCTCACAGGATTCATCCGCGGTGAGGAGCAGGAATTCACGTTCTCTGGAAAATTTCGAAAGAAGGTTAACAACGATTCGAATCCATTCATCGCAAAGCTGTGGGCAACGCGACGAATTGGAGAACTGATCGATGAGCTGGATCTCAACGGCAGGAACGACGAACTCATCAACGAACTCGTCATGCTGTCGACGAAACACGGAATTCTGACTCCTTACACATCATTCCTCGCGGACGAAACCGTGCGTCCCGAACTTGCCTCGGACAGCAATCGCCGACTGTCGTCGTTCAGTCTGTTGACTCTCGAGGAAGCTGAGGGTCGCCTTGGATTCTCACAGCGAGGTTTCAAACAGCTGTTTAAGAGCGCAGACGGAGCACAAGATGCTGACGAGGGCTATTTCGAACTGCTCGCTGAATCCGGAACTGACAGTTTCGGATTGGGTGCCTCGACTGATTCGCTGTCTACTCAGCCATCTGGTCAACGTACGAATCTCAGCTCGAGTTCTTTCCGTTCACGCCTGAGCCGCAGTTCTGGTTATGGCGGTTATGGAGCATCAAATGCTCCAGCAGACAACGCTCGTCCTGCAGCCGCAGGAGGTTTTGGATTCGGCGACGAACTTGCTACCCCAGCGAGTCAGGTTGTCGAGTCCAAAGAAGCGGCCGTCCAGAAGATCAAGTCTCTGATTCGCAGAACCGGATCGCAAACGCTCTACCAGCGAGGAAATCTTCTGGTGACACCGGAAACTGCGAACATTGATCCCGACAATACCGAGACGGAGATCGTCAAGATCGAAAGGTTCTCAGACGAGTACTTCAAATTGTCGCAGCAGAACACCGTTGACGAGAATGAACTCCTCGCCCTCCAGAAAGATGACGAACGGTTACTGATTCGCCTGCGAGGCAAAGTTTATTTGATCGAGTAA
- a CDS encoding type 1 glutamine amidotransferase domain-containing protein codes for MNGDRLDGIRVLCFIGEIYEDLELWYPKLRLQEEGAHVTVAGPEAGVVYDGKHGYPGKSDAAIADMEAEDFHGVICPGGFMPDKLRRDPKVLELLQQFDAQEKLVAAICHGGWMPISAGIYDGVRVTGSPGIKDDLVNAGAVWEDAAVVVDEHFISSRRPDDLPEFCRAMIQFLESTAKTL; via the coding sequence ATGAACGGTGATCGTTTGGATGGCATCCGCGTTCTCTGTTTTATTGGAGAGATTTACGAAGATCTGGAACTGTGGTATCCGAAACTCCGCCTTCAGGAAGAAGGAGCTCACGTGACTGTCGCCGGGCCTGAGGCGGGGGTGGTCTACGATGGGAAGCATGGATACCCCGGAAAGTCAGATGCTGCCATCGCAGATATGGAAGCTGAAGACTTTCACGGTGTGATTTGTCCGGGAGGGTTTATGCCCGACAAGCTCAGGCGAGACCCGAAAGTTCTCGAATTACTCCAGCAGTTTGATGCTCAGGAGAAACTGGTGGCTGCGATCTGTCATGGCGGCTGGATGCCGATTTCCGCCGGGATTTACGATGGTGTGCGAGTCACTGGATCTCCTGGAATTAAAGATGATCTCGTGAATGCGGGGGCAGTTTGGGAAGATGCTGCCGTTGTCGTTGACGAACACTTCATCAGCAGCCGCAGGCCCGATGATCTTCCTGAATTTTGTCGCGCGATGATCCAGTTTCTTGAGTCAACAGCCAAAACACTTTGA
- the thiS gene encoding sulfur carrier protein ThiS, translating to MRISVNGEPRDVEEQTTIAQLLSELGKNPKFLAVERNRELIPRAKHSDCALEDGDELEIVTLVGGG from the coding sequence GTGCGGATTTCAGTAAACGGTGAACCTCGCGACGTCGAAGAACAGACGACGATCGCACAACTTCTCTCAGAGCTTGGGAAGAATCCAAAGTTCCTCGCGGTCGAAAGAAATCGCGAGCTGATTCCCCGTGCGAAGCATTCAGACTGCGCACTGGAAGATGGGGACGAACTGGAAATCGTCACACTCGTTGGCGGAGGCTAA
- a CDS encoding zinc ribbon domain-containing protein, with amino-acid sequence MPTYVYEVVNPDGSGGETFELIQPISAAPLETHPESGLPVRRVIQPPFIGGQWSESAMHKSTNDNKKLEKLGFTKYVKAGDGVYEKTAGKGPRTISGDAPAKSSDFKHLE; translated from the coding sequence ATGCCGACTTATGTCTACGAAGTTGTGAATCCGGACGGTTCGGGAGGCGAAACTTTCGAACTGATTCAGCCGATTAGCGCTGCTCCGTTGGAAACACACCCCGAGTCAGGTCTTCCCGTGCGTCGAGTGATTCAGCCTCCGTTCATCGGGGGCCAGTGGTCGGAATCTGCGATGCACAAGAGCACGAACGACAACAAGAAGCTCGAAAAACTTGGATTCACAAAGTACGTGAAAGCAGGTGACGGAGTCTACGAAAAGACCGCCGGCAAAGGTCCTCGAACGATCTCCGGAGATGCTCCCGCCAAGTCCTCAGACTTCAAACATCTCGAATAG
- a CDS encoding NfeD family protein, which translates to MSQSMPFSLTCCRGWTAAIVLMGVVLVSCSFAEAQDREAKPIGRLVTIESPLTDETLGLVRRTGLELQDLANEEQRPASLILEIKPGISQFHHAYALAEFLTSPAISAVSTIAWVPETISGNNVLVALSCNDIVLHPQASIGDMGRGKALPDDQQTIVKTIVAKRRNINVNEPLALALMDPAESLVQLTIDTGNGERETRLVSEATASQLLDDGVIITERKTLKEPGVPYSISGRDAQRQKILASRTAEDRRELIDTYGLPIESIRELAPAEDIENVAYIELHDMIDDVFFAFAMRQINQAVSSGAKLIIFEIDSPGGYLWASQDLSKAIADLSKRDIRTVAYIPEEAFSGGAMLAVGCDEIYMKPEATIGNAIPVLMMPGVLVEAEAKLLSGEVKHLRELAEMKNRPAAVIEAFADQNLEVFEVTHKETGRKWYMSDDEIHKANGEWIKGPRITESRPGIAVIVNGNRAHELKIAETPVSGPDELKERLGIPLDTKFRVVERSWVDTLVFYLNSSWVTGMLFFLAIVCIYIEMATMTGFFGIIAAAAFGVFFWSRMLGGTATGLEIGMFVLGLSCLALEIFVIPGFGVFGVSGILMVVGSLVMASNTLTGMGIEYDVERAMISFAPFAASLVGVIIFAMLISRYLPSIPFLKEMVLAPPAAEVFDPHEPRLRPEYSRPHAELVGEVGKAVSVLRPAGKAQIAGRLYDVVSDGPFIEDGSSISVVEVHGNRIVVRLTNDV; encoded by the coding sequence ATGTCTCAATCGATGCCATTTTCTCTGACATGCTGCCGAGGCTGGACCGCTGCGATCGTTTTGATGGGCGTCGTTTTGGTCAGCTGTTCGTTTGCCGAAGCACAGGATCGTGAGGCAAAACCGATCGGTCGACTCGTGACCATTGAGAGTCCGCTCACCGATGAAACATTGGGGCTGGTCCGCCGAACGGGTCTTGAGCTACAGGATCTGGCCAATGAGGAACAACGTCCTGCCTCGCTCATTCTGGAAATCAAGCCGGGAATCTCTCAGTTCCATCACGCTTATGCCCTAGCGGAATTTCTGACGAGCCCAGCTATCTCTGCGGTGTCGACAATTGCGTGGGTTCCGGAAACGATCTCCGGAAACAACGTGCTCGTCGCACTCTCTTGTAATGACATCGTTCTGCATCCCCAAGCTTCGATCGGGGATATGGGACGCGGAAAGGCACTCCCAGACGATCAACAGACAATCGTCAAAACGATCGTGGCCAAACGCCGAAATATCAACGTCAACGAGCCACTAGCGCTGGCCCTGATGGACCCGGCGGAATCGCTCGTCCAATTAACCATCGACACCGGCAACGGGGAGCGAGAAACGCGACTCGTCAGTGAAGCGACCGCATCGCAACTGCTCGATGACGGTGTCATTATCACCGAACGCAAAACACTCAAAGAACCGGGTGTCCCTTACTCGATCTCCGGCCGCGATGCCCAGCGACAAAAGATTCTCGCGTCGCGAACCGCAGAAGACCGACGGGAACTCATCGACACCTATGGTCTTCCCATCGAATCCATTCGTGAACTGGCTCCGGCTGAGGACATCGAAAACGTCGCATACATCGAACTGCATGACATGATCGATGATGTCTTTTTCGCGTTCGCAATGCGGCAGATCAACCAGGCTGTCAGCAGCGGTGCGAAACTCATCATCTTCGAGATCGATTCGCCCGGCGGCTACCTGTGGGCTTCGCAAGATCTCTCGAAAGCCATAGCCGACCTGTCAAAACGAGACATCCGAACCGTGGCTTACATCCCGGAAGAAGCCTTCAGCGGGGGAGCGATGTTGGCGGTCGGTTGTGACGAAATTTACATGAAGCCCGAAGCAACAATCGGGAATGCAATCCCCGTGTTGATGATGCCGGGAGTTCTCGTTGAAGCAGAGGCAAAACTGCTCAGCGGCGAAGTCAAACACTTGCGCGAACTCGCGGAAATGAAAAATCGTCCCGCAGCTGTCATCGAAGCCTTCGCGGATCAGAACCTCGAAGTCTTTGAAGTCACGCATAAGGAAACCGGTCGCAAGTGGTACATGTCCGATGATGAAATCCACAAAGCCAATGGCGAATGGATTAAAGGCCCTCGGATTACAGAGTCTCGCCCGGGAATCGCTGTCATCGTCAACGGAAATCGTGCTCACGAACTGAAGATCGCTGAGACTCCAGTATCTGGCCCGGATGAACTTAAGGAACGACTGGGAATTCCGTTGGATACCAAATTCCGGGTGGTCGAACGTTCGTGGGTCGACACACTCGTGTTCTATCTGAACAGTTCCTGGGTCACCGGAATGCTCTTCTTTCTGGCGATCGTCTGTATCTACATCGAAATGGCGACGATGACCGGATTCTTCGGGATCATTGCAGCCGCCGCGTTCGGCGTCTTCTTCTGGAGTCGCATGCTGGGAGGCACAGCAACGGGACTCGAAATCGGAATGTTTGTTCTCGGCTTGAGTTGCCTCGCGCTCGAGATCTTCGTCATCCCGGGGTTTGGTGTGTTTGGTGTTTCCGGGATTCTCATGGTCGTCGGTTCGCTGGTGATGGCGAGCAACACCCTGACCGGAATGGGGATCGAATACGACGTCGAACGTGCCATGATTTCATTCGCCCCATTCGCAGCATCTTTAGTCGGGGTGATCATCTTTGCGATGCTGATCAGTCGGTATTTACCATCGATTCCGTTCCTCAAAGAAATGGTCCTTGCCCCTCCTGCCGCAGAAGTGTTCGACCCGCATGAACCTCGCCTGCGACCAGAGTATTCACGACCCCATGCCGAACTGGTCGGAGAAGTTGGTAAAGCAGTTTCGGTCCTTCGCCCCGCAGGCAAAGCTCAGATTGCCGGACGGCTGTACGACGTCGTCAGCGACGGCCCGTTCATCGAAGATGGCTCAAGCATTTCGGTTGTCGAAGTCCATGGAAACCGAATCGTCGTCCGGCTGACAAACGATGTGTAG
- the queA gene encoding tRNA preQ1(34) S-adenosylmethionine ribosyltransferase-isomerase QueA: MKLVFEGENSLDQRVATRHSVRTMTDLNSIHAYDYHLPEELIASVPADRRDASRLLVVDRATQSISHREFVDLPQLLDPGDLLVLNNTRVVPARIAGVRTSTGGKWEGLFLRETEDRHWRLIGHTRGHLQPGESLTLTPLNESESGELVLQLVSKCDGGEWIAAPQSDESTIDLLSRFGTIPLPHYMQREAEKTDYERYQTLYAEIPGAVAAPTAGLHFTEEVMESLAKLGVSKANVTLHVGLGTFRPVKVDQLSDHDMHAEWCEIGAETIDRIEQTKAATKRVVAIGTTSVRTLESAAKEQGLQPFAGETNLFIRPPYEFQVVDALLTNFHLPKSTLLVLVSTFAGRELIQRAYEEAIRERYRFFSYGDAMLIL; encoded by the coding sequence ATGAAACTCGTTTTTGAGGGAGAGAACTCGCTTGATCAACGGGTGGCAACTCGACATTCTGTTCGCACAATGACCGACCTCAATTCCATCCATGCTTACGACTATCATCTGCCTGAAGAGTTGATTGCGAGCGTTCCTGCGGATCGCCGCGATGCGTCACGTCTGCTGGTTGTTGATCGCGCGACGCAATCGATTTCCCATCGAGAATTTGTCGATCTCCCTCAGCTTCTCGATCCCGGCGATTTATTGGTGCTCAACAACACACGCGTCGTCCCCGCTCGCATCGCAGGTGTGAGGACGTCGACCGGTGGGAAGTGGGAAGGGTTGTTTCTCCGTGAAACGGAGGATCGTCACTGGAGGTTGATCGGGCACACGCGCGGGCATCTTCAACCGGGAGAATCGCTGACGCTGACCCCGCTCAATGAGTCCGAATCTGGAGAACTTGTTCTTCAGCTTGTGAGTAAATGCGACGGTGGAGAATGGATCGCAGCTCCGCAAAGCGACGAATCGACGATTGATCTCCTTTCTCGGTTCGGAACGATTCCGCTTCCGCACTACATGCAGCGAGAGGCGGAAAAAACCGACTACGAACGCTATCAGACTCTTTATGCCGAGATCCCCGGAGCAGTGGCTGCACCGACCGCCGGGCTGCATTTCACAGAAGAGGTCATGGAGTCGCTTGCGAAGCTGGGAGTTTCGAAAGCAAACGTGACGCTGCATGTCGGTCTGGGGACCTTTCGCCCAGTCAAAGTGGATCAGCTTTCCGACCATGATATGCACGCGGAGTGGTGCGAAATCGGAGCGGAGACCATCGACCGCATCGAGCAGACAAAGGCCGCAACCAAACGTGTTGTGGCGATCGGAACAACCAGCGTGAGAACACTCGAATCGGCTGCGAAAGAGCAGGGGCTGCAGCCATTTGCAGGGGAAACGAACCTCTTCATTCGTCCCCCGTACGAGTTCCAGGTCGTCGACGCTCTCCTGACGAACTTCCACCTGCCGAAGTCGACGCTGCTTGTGCTCGTCTCGACATTCGCCGGTCGAGAACTCATTCAACGCGCTTACGAAGAAGCGATCCGAGAACGCTACCGCTTCTTCAGCTACGGCGACGCGATGCTCATTCTGTGA